One Vigna unguiculata cultivar IT97K-499-35 chromosome 7, ASM411807v1, whole genome shotgun sequence genomic region harbors:
- the LOC114192759 gene encoding uncharacterized protein LOC114192759 isoform X1 produces the protein MNNEDPGISGKHYIDAVNFGLGNQVSCAEDGHDICYQTGEEFSAEFLRDRVALRRIPVTTDTDMRLPNRLDVNINDNNCQLVYEDLKHGFRLRRADSDGNSDLSEFAFARGCVGEVDNRTYPNNLNRYQFEQGGIRQVSGTFSRQLSGNFSEGSGGDQVNSGPNTSSMYVDSPQSYHPYASVFTEGSFYKKIKFLCSFGGRILPRPNDGKLRYVGGETRIISIRKSMAWEELMRKTSAICSQTHTIKYQLPGEDLDALISVCSNEDLHHMIEEYEELERAGASQRLRIFLIPLNECESLSSNEAIVNQQSDVDYHYVVAVNNMLDPSPQQISSARSLASHTSQFGNTIDYNTPHFHRDSSTSAFASEMKDCTPTSPNFAGLLSKPSPQYFTALAGQSFNQMPPLPPACDHQNSNGQLFMDKPYNAMNETITPFVTEKVPHDNTLYVDNANYVDPVAYYNNLAQGPRRVNYHPNNQYIRESDQIRRPRENLHLHRHNRSNDFVTSAICNLNNTSYERPLITGDGSYHFNNIVSHPHESPSLLSESDPREGSRYTMLHAHSDTTLNENDENYKVHLQFPRNVERDNFLSRTNSNHLEDFSLQPGEIVDRKEHLAKYQNLPVFGITNSYKKVLEIGKESLQHAEKNNDFFDETNNAIDFKHLQHIYTPHVVCSSSPDLQRSECNAFTESFVSLESPLNLRGQTSVVQLDRTTSEFSMRSRNSSKIHHQYAMSAADDSQPLFPGPFKSQNGKESSLPISYMDMISSLREAVIPVGDPAYYLHQKEENTIVENRTSEYIDEFCVNRPVSDSKGPTDYISSGIQSCLKVVSNVDEKVEVEPTSPKKEGIERDSPESESKHARPESGNLNKSTGDRATAETESEIYGLQNIENDDLEELQELGSGTFGTVYHGKWRGTDVAIKRIKSSCFSGRLSEQERLIKDFWREAQILSTLHHPNVVAFYGVVPNGPGGTLATVTEYMVHGSLKNVLMKREKVLDRRKRVLIAMDAAFGMEYLHLKNIVHFDLKCDNLLVNLGDPERPVCKVGDFGLSRIKRNTLVSGGVRGTLPWMAPELLDGNSCRVSEKVDIFSFGIVMWEILTGEEPYANMHCGAIIGGIVNNTLRPPIPKRCDSEWKKLMEECWSPDPAARPTFTDIKIRLRNISAAVPKKRHNIGNR, from the exons ATGAACAATGAGGATCCTGGCATTTCAGGCAAACACTATATAGATGCGGTGAATTTTGGTCTAGGCAACCAAGTCTCTTGTGCTGAGGATGGACATGACATATGTTACCAGACGGGTGAAGAGTTTTCTGCGGAGTTCTTACGTGATCGAGTTGCCTTAAGAAGAATTCCTGTCACAACTGACACAGACATGCGTCTGCCAAACAGGTTGGatgttaatattaatgataataattgtCAGTTGGTTTATGAGGATCTAAAGCATGGTTTCAGGCTAAGGAGAGCAGATTCAGATGGTAACTCGGATTTGTCAGAGTTTGCATTTGCCAGAGGATGTGTTGGTGAAGTTGACAACAGGACCTATCCTAATAATTTGAACAGATACCAGTTTGAACAAGGTGGTATCAGACAAGTATCAGGTACATTTTCTAGACAACTATCAGGGAACTTTTCGGAGGGAAGTGGTGGAGATCAAGTTAATTCAGGACCAAATACTTCATCTATGTACGTTGACTCACCTCAATCATACCATCCTTATGCATCAGTATTCACAGAAGGTTCTTTCTATAAGAAGATAAAGTTTCTTTGTAGCTTTGGAGGTAGAATACTACCAAGACCAAATGATGGGAAGCTCAGATATGTGGGTGGAGAGACACGGATAATATCAATTAGGAAGAGCATGGCATGGGAGGAACTTATGAGGAAGACTTCTGCTATCTGCAGTCAAACTCACACTATCAAGTACCAGCTTCCTGGAGAGGATCTTGATGCTCTTATATCTGTTTGTTCCAACGAGGATCTTCATCATATGATCGAGGAGTATGAAGAGCTTGAAAGAGCTGGAGCCTCGCAACGGCTGAGGATTTTTCTCATTCCTTTAAATGAATGTGAGAGTTTAAGTTCCAATGAAGCAATAGTCAATCAGCAAAGTGATGTGGATTATCATTATGTTGTTGCTGTTAACAATATGCTGGATCCAAGTCCACAACAGATTTCCAGTGCGCGAAGTTTAGCAAGCCATACAAGCCAGTTTGGAAATACCATTGATTACAACACTCCACATTTTCACAGAGACTCATCCACATCTGCATTTGCTTCAGAGATGAAAGACTGCACCCCAACCTCTCCAAATTTTGCAGGCCTACTCTCAAAACCCAGTCCTCAATATTTTACAGCCCTAGCTGGCCAATCATTCAATCAAATGCCTCCTTTACCTCCTGCTTGTGATCACCAAAATTCTAATGGACAGCTATTTATGGATAAACCATATAATGCTATGAATGAAACCATTACTCCCTTTGTTACGGAAAAAGTTCCACATGACAATACTCTGTATGTAGACAATGCCAATTATGTTGATCCAGTTGCATACTATAACAATCTTGCTCAAGGGCCTAGGCGCGTGAATTACCATCCTAATAATCAATATATAAGGGAGTCTGACCAGATCAGGAGGCCTCGTGAGAATCTTCATCTTCACAGACATAACAGAAGCAACGACTTTGTCACTTCTGCAATATGTAATCTAAATAATACGAGTTATGAGAGACCTTTAATTACCGGTGATGGTTCATatcattttaacaatattgtctctcatCCTCACGAGTCTCCAAGTTTATTGTCAGAATCTGATCCTAGAGAGGGATCTCGGTACACAATGTTGCATGCACACTCTGACACAACACTTAACGAGAATGATGAGAACTATAAGGTCCACTTGCAATTTCCCCGCAATGTAGAGAGAGACAATTTTCTATCACGAACAAATTCAAATCATTTAGAAGATTTTTCATTACAGCCTGGAGAGATAGTTGATAGGAAAGAGCACCTGGCTAAGTATCAAAATTTGCCCGTTTTCGGAATTACTAATAGCTATAAGAAAGTATTAGAAATTGGTAAAGAGAGCTTGCAACATGCAGAAAAGAACAATGATTTCTTTGATGAAACGAACAATGCCATAGATTTTAAACATTTACAGCACATCTACACTCCACATGTTGTTTGCTCATCTTCTCCAGATTTACAGAGAAGTGAATGCAATGCATTTACCGAGTCATTTGTCTCTCTCGAATCCCCACTAAACCTGAGGGGGCAAACAAGTGTGGTACAATTAGACAGAACCACTTCTGAGTTTTCCATGAGGAGCCGAAATTCATCAAAAATACATCACCAATATGCTATGTCGGCGGCAGATGACAGTCAACCACTTTTCCCTGGCCCTTTTAAGTCCCAAAATGGCAAAGAATCTTCCTTACCTATCTCA TATATGGACATGATTTCTTCCCTGAGAGAGGCTGTTATACCTGTCGGAGATCCTGCGTACTACCTGCACCAGAAGGAAGAAAACACAATCGTTGAGAATCGGACTTCTGAATATATTGATGAATTCTGTGTCAACAGGCCAGTGTCTGATTCCAAGGGACCTACGGATTATATTTCTTCGGGTATCCAGTCATGCTTAAAAGTTGTTTCAAATGTAGATGAAAAGGTTGAAGTTGAACCTACATCTCCTAAAAAGGAAGGGATAGAACGTGATAGTCCAGAATCTGAAAGTAAG CATGCAAGGCCTGAAAGTGGAAACTTGAACAAGTCTACTGGTGATAGAGCAACTGCTGAAACAGAGTCTGAAATTTATGGATTACAG AATATTGAGAATGATGATCTTGAAGAACTGCAAGAGTTGGGATCTGGAACCTTTGGAACTGTTTATCATGGAAAGTGGAGGGGAACAGATGTTGcaattaagagaataaaaagcAGTTGTTTCTCGGGTAGATTGTCAGAGCAAGAGCGGTTG ATTAAGGACTTCTGGAGGGAGGCACAGATCCTGTCAACTCTTCACCATCCCAATGTGGTGGCGTTTTATGGGGTAGTTCCAAATGGCCCTGGTGGAACACTGGCGACAGTAACGGAATACATGGTGCATGGATCACTCAAGAATGTTCTCATGAAGAGGGAAAA AGTGCTTGACCGTCGTAAAAGGGTCCTGATAGCAATGGATGCAGCCTTTGGGATGGAATATTTgcatttgaaaaatattgtgCATTTTGATTTAAAGTGTGATAATTTACTTGTCAATCTGGGCGATCCTGAACGACCTGTATGCAAG GTTGGAGATTTTGGCCTATCCAGAATAAAACGTAATACACTTGTTTCAGGTGGTGTCCGAGGAACCCTTCCATGGATGGCACCTGAATTACTGGATGGTAACAGTTGTAGGGTATCTGAGAAG GTTGATATTTTCTCATTTGGCATTGTAATGTGGGAAATCTTGACTGGGGAAGAACCATATGCTAACATGCACTGTGGCGCTATCATTG GAGGTATTGTCAATAATACGCTCAGGCCTCCTATTCCAAAACGATGTGATTCTGAGTGGAAAAAGCTGATGGAAGAGTGCTGGAGTCCTGATCCTGCCGCAAGACCAACCTTCACAGATATTAAAATTAGACTTCGCAACATATCAGCTGCAGTTCCCAAAAAGAGACATAACATTGGCAATCGATGA
- the LOC114192759 gene encoding uncharacterized protein LOC114192759 isoform X2 — protein sequence MNNEDPGISGKHYIDAVNFGLGNQVSCAEDGHDICYQTGEEFSAEFLRDRVALRRIPVTTDTDMRLPNRLRRADSDGNSDLSEFAFARGCVGEVDNRTYPNNLNRYQFEQGGIRQVSGTFSRQLSGNFSEGSGGDQVNSGPNTSSMYVDSPQSYHPYASVFTEGSFYKKIKFLCSFGGRILPRPNDGKLRYVGGETRIISIRKSMAWEELMRKTSAICSQTHTIKYQLPGEDLDALISVCSNEDLHHMIEEYEELERAGASQRLRIFLIPLNECESLSSNEAIVNQQSDVDYHYVVAVNNMLDPSPQQISSARSLASHTSQFGNTIDYNTPHFHRDSSTSAFASEMKDCTPTSPNFAGLLSKPSPQYFTALAGQSFNQMPPLPPACDHQNSNGQLFMDKPYNAMNETITPFVTEKVPHDNTLYVDNANYVDPVAYYNNLAQGPRRVNYHPNNQYIRESDQIRRPRENLHLHRHNRSNDFVTSAICNLNNTSYERPLITGDGSYHFNNIVSHPHESPSLLSESDPREGSRYTMLHAHSDTTLNENDENYKVHLQFPRNVERDNFLSRTNSNHLEDFSLQPGEIVDRKEHLAKYQNLPVFGITNSYKKVLEIGKESLQHAEKNNDFFDETNNAIDFKHLQHIYTPHVVCSSSPDLQRSECNAFTESFVSLESPLNLRGQTSVVQLDRTTSEFSMRSRNSSKIHHQYAMSAADDSQPLFPGPFKSQNGKESSLPISYMDMISSLREAVIPVGDPAYYLHQKEENTIVENRTSEYIDEFCVNRPVSDSKGPTDYISSGIQSCLKVVSNVDEKVEVEPTSPKKEGIERDSPESESKHARPESGNLNKSTGDRATAETESEIYGLQNIENDDLEELQELGSGTFGTVYHGKWRGTDVAIKRIKSSCFSGRLSEQERLIKDFWREAQILSTLHHPNVVAFYGVVPNGPGGTLATVTEYMVHGSLKNVLMKREKVLDRRKRVLIAMDAAFGMEYLHLKNIVHFDLKCDNLLVNLGDPERPVCKVGDFGLSRIKRNTLVSGGVRGTLPWMAPELLDGNSCRVSEKVDIFSFGIVMWEILTGEEPYANMHCGAIIGGIVNNTLRPPIPKRCDSEWKKLMEECWSPDPAARPTFTDIKIRLRNISAAVPKKRHNIGNR from the exons ATGAACAATGAGGATCCTGGCATTTCAGGCAAACACTATATAGATGCGGTGAATTTTGGTCTAGGCAACCAAGTCTCTTGTGCTGAGGATGGACATGACATATGTTACCAGACGGGTGAAGAGTTTTCTGCGGAGTTCTTACGTGATCGAGTTGCCTTAAGAAGAATTCCTGTCACAACTGACACAGACATGCGTCTGCCAAACAG GCTAAGGAGAGCAGATTCAGATGGTAACTCGGATTTGTCAGAGTTTGCATTTGCCAGAGGATGTGTTGGTGAAGTTGACAACAGGACCTATCCTAATAATTTGAACAGATACCAGTTTGAACAAGGTGGTATCAGACAAGTATCAGGTACATTTTCTAGACAACTATCAGGGAACTTTTCGGAGGGAAGTGGTGGAGATCAAGTTAATTCAGGACCAAATACTTCATCTATGTACGTTGACTCACCTCAATCATACCATCCTTATGCATCAGTATTCACAGAAGGTTCTTTCTATAAGAAGATAAAGTTTCTTTGTAGCTTTGGAGGTAGAATACTACCAAGACCAAATGATGGGAAGCTCAGATATGTGGGTGGAGAGACACGGATAATATCAATTAGGAAGAGCATGGCATGGGAGGAACTTATGAGGAAGACTTCTGCTATCTGCAGTCAAACTCACACTATCAAGTACCAGCTTCCTGGAGAGGATCTTGATGCTCTTATATCTGTTTGTTCCAACGAGGATCTTCATCATATGATCGAGGAGTATGAAGAGCTTGAAAGAGCTGGAGCCTCGCAACGGCTGAGGATTTTTCTCATTCCTTTAAATGAATGTGAGAGTTTAAGTTCCAATGAAGCAATAGTCAATCAGCAAAGTGATGTGGATTATCATTATGTTGTTGCTGTTAACAATATGCTGGATCCAAGTCCACAACAGATTTCCAGTGCGCGAAGTTTAGCAAGCCATACAAGCCAGTTTGGAAATACCATTGATTACAACACTCCACATTTTCACAGAGACTCATCCACATCTGCATTTGCTTCAGAGATGAAAGACTGCACCCCAACCTCTCCAAATTTTGCAGGCCTACTCTCAAAACCCAGTCCTCAATATTTTACAGCCCTAGCTGGCCAATCATTCAATCAAATGCCTCCTTTACCTCCTGCTTGTGATCACCAAAATTCTAATGGACAGCTATTTATGGATAAACCATATAATGCTATGAATGAAACCATTACTCCCTTTGTTACGGAAAAAGTTCCACATGACAATACTCTGTATGTAGACAATGCCAATTATGTTGATCCAGTTGCATACTATAACAATCTTGCTCAAGGGCCTAGGCGCGTGAATTACCATCCTAATAATCAATATATAAGGGAGTCTGACCAGATCAGGAGGCCTCGTGAGAATCTTCATCTTCACAGACATAACAGAAGCAACGACTTTGTCACTTCTGCAATATGTAATCTAAATAATACGAGTTATGAGAGACCTTTAATTACCGGTGATGGTTCATatcattttaacaatattgtctctcatCCTCACGAGTCTCCAAGTTTATTGTCAGAATCTGATCCTAGAGAGGGATCTCGGTACACAATGTTGCATGCACACTCTGACACAACACTTAACGAGAATGATGAGAACTATAAGGTCCACTTGCAATTTCCCCGCAATGTAGAGAGAGACAATTTTCTATCACGAACAAATTCAAATCATTTAGAAGATTTTTCATTACAGCCTGGAGAGATAGTTGATAGGAAAGAGCACCTGGCTAAGTATCAAAATTTGCCCGTTTTCGGAATTACTAATAGCTATAAGAAAGTATTAGAAATTGGTAAAGAGAGCTTGCAACATGCAGAAAAGAACAATGATTTCTTTGATGAAACGAACAATGCCATAGATTTTAAACATTTACAGCACATCTACACTCCACATGTTGTTTGCTCATCTTCTCCAGATTTACAGAGAAGTGAATGCAATGCATTTACCGAGTCATTTGTCTCTCTCGAATCCCCACTAAACCTGAGGGGGCAAACAAGTGTGGTACAATTAGACAGAACCACTTCTGAGTTTTCCATGAGGAGCCGAAATTCATCAAAAATACATCACCAATATGCTATGTCGGCGGCAGATGACAGTCAACCACTTTTCCCTGGCCCTTTTAAGTCCCAAAATGGCAAAGAATCTTCCTTACCTATCTCA TATATGGACATGATTTCTTCCCTGAGAGAGGCTGTTATACCTGTCGGAGATCCTGCGTACTACCTGCACCAGAAGGAAGAAAACACAATCGTTGAGAATCGGACTTCTGAATATATTGATGAATTCTGTGTCAACAGGCCAGTGTCTGATTCCAAGGGACCTACGGATTATATTTCTTCGGGTATCCAGTCATGCTTAAAAGTTGTTTCAAATGTAGATGAAAAGGTTGAAGTTGAACCTACATCTCCTAAAAAGGAAGGGATAGAACGTGATAGTCCAGAATCTGAAAGTAAG CATGCAAGGCCTGAAAGTGGAAACTTGAACAAGTCTACTGGTGATAGAGCAACTGCTGAAACAGAGTCTGAAATTTATGGATTACAG AATATTGAGAATGATGATCTTGAAGAACTGCAAGAGTTGGGATCTGGAACCTTTGGAACTGTTTATCATGGAAAGTGGAGGGGAACAGATGTTGcaattaagagaataaaaagcAGTTGTTTCTCGGGTAGATTGTCAGAGCAAGAGCGGTTG ATTAAGGACTTCTGGAGGGAGGCACAGATCCTGTCAACTCTTCACCATCCCAATGTGGTGGCGTTTTATGGGGTAGTTCCAAATGGCCCTGGTGGAACACTGGCGACAGTAACGGAATACATGGTGCATGGATCACTCAAGAATGTTCTCATGAAGAGGGAAAA AGTGCTTGACCGTCGTAAAAGGGTCCTGATAGCAATGGATGCAGCCTTTGGGATGGAATATTTgcatttgaaaaatattgtgCATTTTGATTTAAAGTGTGATAATTTACTTGTCAATCTGGGCGATCCTGAACGACCTGTATGCAAG GTTGGAGATTTTGGCCTATCCAGAATAAAACGTAATACACTTGTTTCAGGTGGTGTCCGAGGAACCCTTCCATGGATGGCACCTGAATTACTGGATGGTAACAGTTGTAGGGTATCTGAGAAG GTTGATATTTTCTCATTTGGCATTGTAATGTGGGAAATCTTGACTGGGGAAGAACCATATGCTAACATGCACTGTGGCGCTATCATTG GAGGTATTGTCAATAATACGCTCAGGCCTCCTATTCCAAAACGATGTGATTCTGAGTGGAAAAAGCTGATGGAAGAGTGCTGGAGTCCTGATCCTGCCGCAAGACCAACCTTCACAGATATTAAAATTAGACTTCGCAACATATCAGCTGCAGTTCCCAAAAAGAGACATAACATTGGCAATCGATGA
- the LOC114192759 gene encoding uncharacterized protein LOC114192759 isoform X4 translates to MAWEELMRKTSAICSQTHTIKYQLPGEDLDALISVCSNEDLHHMIEEYEELERAGASQRLRIFLIPLNECESLSSNEAIVNQQSDVDYHYVVAVNNMLDPSPQQISSARSLASHTSQFGNTIDYNTPHFHRDSSTSAFASEMKDCTPTSPNFAGLLSKPSPQYFTALAGQSFNQMPPLPPACDHQNSNGQLFMDKPYNAMNETITPFVTEKVPHDNTLYVDNANYVDPVAYYNNLAQGPRRVNYHPNNQYIRESDQIRRPRENLHLHRHNRSNDFVTSAICNLNNTSYERPLITGDGSYHFNNIVSHPHESPSLLSESDPREGSRYTMLHAHSDTTLNENDENYKVHLQFPRNVERDNFLSRTNSNHLEDFSLQPGEIVDRKEHLAKYQNLPVFGITNSYKKVLEIGKESLQHAEKNNDFFDETNNAIDFKHLQHIYTPHVVCSSSPDLQRSECNAFTESFVSLESPLNLRGQTSVVQLDRTTSEFSMRSRNSSKIHHQYAMSAADDSQPLFPGPFKSQNGKESSLPISYMDMISSLREAVIPVGDPAYYLHQKEENTIVENRTSEYIDEFCVNRPVSDSKGPTDYISSGIQSCLKVVSNVDEKVEVEPTSPKKEGIERDSPESESKHARPESGNLNKSTGDRATAETESEIYGLQNIENDDLEELQELGSGTFGTVYHGKWRGTDVAIKRIKSSCFSGRLSEQERLIKDFWREAQILSTLHHPNVVAFYGVVPNGPGGTLATVTEYMVHGSLKNVLMKREKVLDRRKRVLIAMDAAFGMEYLHLKNIVHFDLKCDNLLVNLGDPERPVCKVGDFGLSRIKRNTLVSGGVRGTLPWMAPELLDGNSCRVSEKVDIFSFGIVMWEILTGEEPYANMHCGAIIGGIVNNTLRPPIPKRCDSEWKKLMEECWSPDPAARPTFTDIKIRLRNISAAVPKKRHNIGNR, encoded by the exons ATGGCATGGGAGGAACTTATGAGGAAGACTTCTGCTATCTGCAGTCAAACTCACACTATCAAGTACCAGCTTCCTGGAGAGGATCTTGATGCTCTTATATCTGTTTGTTCCAACGAGGATCTTCATCATATGATCGAGGAGTATGAAGAGCTTGAAAGAGCTGGAGCCTCGCAACGGCTGAGGATTTTTCTCATTCCTTTAAATGAATGTGAGAGTTTAAGTTCCAATGAAGCAATAGTCAATCAGCAAAGTGATGTGGATTATCATTATGTTGTTGCTGTTAACAATATGCTGGATCCAAGTCCACAACAGATTTCCAGTGCGCGAAGTTTAGCAAGCCATACAAGCCAGTTTGGAAATACCATTGATTACAACACTCCACATTTTCACAGAGACTCATCCACATCTGCATTTGCTTCAGAGATGAAAGACTGCACCCCAACCTCTCCAAATTTTGCAGGCCTACTCTCAAAACCCAGTCCTCAATATTTTACAGCCCTAGCTGGCCAATCATTCAATCAAATGCCTCCTTTACCTCCTGCTTGTGATCACCAAAATTCTAATGGACAGCTATTTATGGATAAACCATATAATGCTATGAATGAAACCATTACTCCCTTTGTTACGGAAAAAGTTCCACATGACAATACTCTGTATGTAGACAATGCCAATTATGTTGATCCAGTTGCATACTATAACAATCTTGCTCAAGGGCCTAGGCGCGTGAATTACCATCCTAATAATCAATATATAAGGGAGTCTGACCAGATCAGGAGGCCTCGTGAGAATCTTCATCTTCACAGACATAACAGAAGCAACGACTTTGTCACTTCTGCAATATGTAATCTAAATAATACGAGTTATGAGAGACCTTTAATTACCGGTGATGGTTCATatcattttaacaatattgtctctcatCCTCACGAGTCTCCAAGTTTATTGTCAGAATCTGATCCTAGAGAGGGATCTCGGTACACAATGTTGCATGCACACTCTGACACAACACTTAACGAGAATGATGAGAACTATAAGGTCCACTTGCAATTTCCCCGCAATGTAGAGAGAGACAATTTTCTATCACGAACAAATTCAAATCATTTAGAAGATTTTTCATTACAGCCTGGAGAGATAGTTGATAGGAAAGAGCACCTGGCTAAGTATCAAAATTTGCCCGTTTTCGGAATTACTAATAGCTATAAGAAAGTATTAGAAATTGGTAAAGAGAGCTTGCAACATGCAGAAAAGAACAATGATTTCTTTGATGAAACGAACAATGCCATAGATTTTAAACATTTACAGCACATCTACACTCCACATGTTGTTTGCTCATCTTCTCCAGATTTACAGAGAAGTGAATGCAATGCATTTACCGAGTCATTTGTCTCTCTCGAATCCCCACTAAACCTGAGGGGGCAAACAAGTGTGGTACAATTAGACAGAACCACTTCTGAGTTTTCCATGAGGAGCCGAAATTCATCAAAAATACATCACCAATATGCTATGTCGGCGGCAGATGACAGTCAACCACTTTTCCCTGGCCCTTTTAAGTCCCAAAATGGCAAAGAATCTTCCTTACCTATCTCA TATATGGACATGATTTCTTCCCTGAGAGAGGCTGTTATACCTGTCGGAGATCCTGCGTACTACCTGCACCAGAAGGAAGAAAACACAATCGTTGAGAATCGGACTTCTGAATATATTGATGAATTCTGTGTCAACAGGCCAGTGTCTGATTCCAAGGGACCTACGGATTATATTTCTTCGGGTATCCAGTCATGCTTAAAAGTTGTTTCAAATGTAGATGAAAAGGTTGAAGTTGAACCTACATCTCCTAAAAAGGAAGGGATAGAACGTGATAGTCCAGAATCTGAAAGTAAG CATGCAAGGCCTGAAAGTGGAAACTTGAACAAGTCTACTGGTGATAGAGCAACTGCTGAAACAGAGTCTGAAATTTATGGATTACAG AATATTGAGAATGATGATCTTGAAGAACTGCAAGAGTTGGGATCTGGAACCTTTGGAACTGTTTATCATGGAAAGTGGAGGGGAACAGATGTTGcaattaagagaataaaaagcAGTTGTTTCTCGGGTAGATTGTCAGAGCAAGAGCGGTTG ATTAAGGACTTCTGGAGGGAGGCACAGATCCTGTCAACTCTTCACCATCCCAATGTGGTGGCGTTTTATGGGGTAGTTCCAAATGGCCCTGGTGGAACACTGGCGACAGTAACGGAATACATGGTGCATGGATCACTCAAGAATGTTCTCATGAAGAGGGAAAA AGTGCTTGACCGTCGTAAAAGGGTCCTGATAGCAATGGATGCAGCCTTTGGGATGGAATATTTgcatttgaaaaatattgtgCATTTTGATTTAAAGTGTGATAATTTACTTGTCAATCTGGGCGATCCTGAACGACCTGTATGCAAG GTTGGAGATTTTGGCCTATCCAGAATAAAACGTAATACACTTGTTTCAGGTGGTGTCCGAGGAACCCTTCCATGGATGGCACCTGAATTACTGGATGGTAACAGTTGTAGGGTATCTGAGAAG GTTGATATTTTCTCATTTGGCATTGTAATGTGGGAAATCTTGACTGGGGAAGAACCATATGCTAACATGCACTGTGGCGCTATCATTG GAGGTATTGTCAATAATACGCTCAGGCCTCCTATTCCAAAACGATGTGATTCTGAGTGGAAAAAGCTGATGGAAGAGTGCTGGAGTCCTGATCCTGCCGCAAGACCAACCTTCACAGATATTAAAATTAGACTTCGCAACATATCAGCTGCAGTTCCCAAAAAGAGACATAACATTGGCAATCGATGA